A segment of the Rickettsia bellii RML369-C genome:
AGTTGCCTTGGTATTGTGCCGTTATTAGTATTTACAGCGAATGATAATTTTGCTGAGCAGATTACCAAAATAATAGATTTCTCGGCAATAGCGTTTTTATTCGTTTACTTAATTTGTAGCTTAGCATTTTTAAAATTAATTCTTAGTTCAAAGAAAAATTTCTCTTATTATTATTTATTGATTGCCATAATATCAATTGTTTTTTGTGCATGGGTTATTTATGAAACACCTATTAAAACATTAATCATAGCTAGTGCTTTTACTATAGCCGGCATTCCTTTATATTTCTTGTGGTATAAAGGTAGAAAATAGCTTTTTGGTGAGGGCAATACCGTGGCTTGTCATATGTCGTATGGCTCTGATGTCATTCCCAGCAACGGCAGAATCCAGTTTTTTTATTGTCATCCCGTGGTGGCATTGTTGCGTAGATCGAAAAACGCCCTAAGGTAGTCATCTAGTTGCTTGTACCTGCGGCATCCAGAAAAACAAACATAAAAGCAGCAAGTTTTTAAAATTAAAAGCTTAGGTATCTCGCTTCATGCTGGATTCCCGCTTTTAGCTAGGAATGACATAACAAGTTAATATTTTAGAGTTTTTTTAATATATTACGTATAGCCTCATCTTCTTTTAATTATTTTTTTAACCTACAGTAAAAATTCTATTGACTTTTATATAAAAAGGTATAAGCTATTTACAATTTAATTTTTTATAAAGAATTTTATGCTAGGCTATGCAAAAGAGCAAAGAAGCTTAACACGTAATCAAAAAGAAGCCATAGGCTTACTATCTATCGGTACATTTCTAGAATATTTTGACCTAATGCTATATGTACATATGGCTGTACTTTTAAATGAATTATTTTGCTGCTGCTTTTTGCTCAACTTATTTACTAAGACCTGTTGGAGCTATAATATTTGGTTGGATAGGAGATAATATTGGTCGTAAAACTACTGTAATTATAACTACAGCTATGATGTCTTTATCTTGCGTTGTAATGGCTACTTTTCCTACTTATGCTCAAATAGGAGTAGCAGTGGCTTGGGTTATTACAATTTGTCGAATTGTACAAGGTATGTCATGCATGGGCGAAATAATTGGTTCTGAACTTTATATAACTGAAATAACTTCACCCCCTATACAATACACAGCAGTAGCTATAATTTCAATTTTTACAGCTTTTGGTAGTTTTGCCGCTTTAGCTATCGCTTATTATTCAACAAAGTATTGTCTCAATTGGCGTATAGCTTTTTGGGGAGGAGCAGTTATTGCTATAGTGGGTGCTGTTGCTAGAACCCACTTGAGAGAAACTCCTGAATTCATTGACGCAAAACGTCAATTAAAAAAGAAGTTAGAGCAAGCCTTAGAAAAAGCTGAAGTTACAAAAAAGCAGTTAGAAAATAGTGCAGTATGGAAAGAAAAAGTTAATAATAGCACTTCATTAGCTGTATTTTTACTACAGTGTGCATGGCCTGTGTGCTTTTATATTATCTATTTTCACTGTGGTAATATTATGAAAAATAATTTTGGTTTTACTAGTGAAGAAATTATCCATCAAAATTTTATAGTTTCAATATTTCAAATATTTAGTTTTATAATATGGACTTATTTAAGTTATCGTATGTTTATCAGCTATAGAATAGAAGTTTAAGACCATAAAGTTTTTAATACTAAAAGGTATATTATCATTAGAAAAAAGACTATTTATAAATAATGATAATTTCTTTACATATTCTTTATTACGCTTTATAAGCGGCTCAATTTGGTCTACATCTTCATACATACGTTTCTCATATGCATATTCCCCACCTACTATTTCTACGTAGTTATCAGCTAAGAAAATTGTACAATTGGTAATAGTATAATTCATTTGTAAAGCCCAAATAATCGCTTCGACTCCAGTGTGTTCTACTAAACTTTCTTCAAGTTCAAAGTGTGTTAAAGTATTATCAGTTCTAAGAATTTTGGCAATTTCTATCACACTTTCATCCCATATATAACTAAGTTTAAATTCAGTTGCACCATTCCTTAAACTAGTTGCTTCATCGATAAAGCCTTTTTCTTCTAGAAATGTTATTAACTGATTCATAAGTTTTTTTCTTATTGGTTCAAGTAAACTAAACTACAGAATATAAATAAGCAATGACTTTATTATAAGGTTTTCTGTTGGACACAATTATTGAAATAATATATATTGTACCAATGTATTGTTACCTAAGGTCTATCATGCCCATTTTAAAAATAATAAAAACACCTAACTCTTTGCTTAGAATAAAATCACTGCCTGTTACTATAATCGATAGTCAAATGAAAGACTTTATGAAATCAATGTTAGAAACTATGTATAATGAAGAAGGTATAGGAATATCAGCAATTCAAGTAGGGAAACCTATAAGAGCTTTAATAGTTGATATACCTAAAGAAGAAAATGATCAAATTAAAAGAGAACCTTTTTTTATAATAAATCCTGAAGTAAATTATTTGTCAGAAGAAAAAGTTATTTTAAATGAAGATTGCCTTTCTATAAGGAAAGAAGATGGGATAGCTTTTATTATAGGAGATGTGGAAAGACCTAAAAATATAAGTATTAGCTATATTGATTTAGAAGGTAATTCAAAAGAATTAACATGTAATGGTAATAATTCAGATTATGATTTGTGGTTTTCAAGATGTTTACAGCATGAGCTTGATCATTTAGATGGTATCTTATTTATAGATAGATTATATAATGCAAAATTTCCTAAAACTGAAATTGAGATATCAGGCAATTTACAAACAGAAAATATTTAAATTTATAATATTTTCAACGATTTTTAAAATCAACTCATCTACTAAAAGTTTTATAAGCAATAAAAAAAGCATCTTTTATGAGAAAACTATCTTTTCCTACAATAAATTCTATTATGCAACAAAATTTACAAGCAGCATAAAATTTAAAGGGTGGAGCAAGCTACTCGCCTTATATCACCGTTTCTTAAACTATTTGCTTGCTGCTTTAATCCTCGGATAGATGATAAGCTTTTTAAAAAGCTCTTAGACTTCATAAATATAACGACAAATGTATATGAAATTTTTAAAGGTTCGACAATTCAGGAAAAAAGAGGATTTTTAAATTTTGTATTTGCGAACCTGCAATTGAAGGGCGGAAAACTTGATTACTCTCTGGCTTTTCCGTTTGATAAAATGCAAAAAATAGAGGGCTGTCCTATGTAGCGGAGAGCGTAGGATGTTATGCGAACCTTTCGAATATAGACTAGCCTAACTCTTAAGCCTTGTTATGTTTTAATTTATAAAAGCTATTAATTTGGAAATATGGCTTATTAACCATATAAATATATGGACATTTAATATAAAACAAAGTATTATTAAATTAATAATTATAGGTTAAAAATGCATTCTTCTTTTGAGTGGGATGAAGAAAAAAATAAAATTAATATCCAAAAGCATAATGTAAACTTTTATGAAGCTCAAAAAGCATTTTTAGATATTAATAGGATAATACTTGAAGACATAGATCATAGTATTATAGAAAAAAGATATTTTTGTTTAGGTAAAATTGAAGATAATATTTTAACAGTCCGTTTTATGTTTCGAAATCATCGTATAAGAATTTTTGGAGCAGGATATTGGCGTAAAGGTAAGAAAATTTATGAGCAAGAAAATAAAATATACTGATGGGGAAATAGGTACAGTAAAAATAGTACAAGATTTTTTGCCTTCCCCTAAAGAGCTATTATTAAAAGATGATTCAGTAAAAATAACTATCTCATTAAGTAAAGAAAGTATAGAATTTTTTAAATCAGAGGCAGCTCATTTGCATGTTCCTTATCAAAAAATGATTAGAGCTTTGCTAGACAAATATACTGAGCATTACAATAAATAGTTAAGTTGGCGGAGAGAGAGGGATTCGAACCCTCGATACGGTATGACCCGTATAACGGTTTAGCAAACCGCCGCCTTC
Coding sequences within it:
- a CDS encoding BrnA antitoxin family protein, translating into MSKKIKYTDGEIGTVKIVQDFLPSPKELLLKDDSVKITISLSKESIEFFKSEAAHLHVPYQKMIRALLDKYTEHYNK
- the def gene encoding peptide deformylase, whose protein sequence is MPILKIIKTPNSLLRIKSLPVTIIDSQMKDFMKSMLETMYNEEGIGISAIQVGKPIRALIVDIPKEENDQIKREPFFIINPEVNYLSEEKVILNEDCLSIRKEDGIAFIIGDVERPKNISISYIDLEGNSKELTCNGNNSDYDLWFSRCLQHELDHLDGILFIDRLYNAKFPKTEIEISGNLQTENI
- a CDS encoding MFS transporter; amino-acid sequence: MNYFAAAFCSTYLLRPVGAIIFGWIGDNIGRKTTVIITTAMMSLSCVVMATFPTYAQIGVAVAWVITICRIVQGMSCMGEIIGSELYITEITSPPIQYTAVAIISIFTAFGSFAALAIAYYSTKYCLNWRIAFWGGAVIAIVGAVARTHLRETPEFIDAKRQLKKKLEQALEKAEVTKKQLENSAVWKEKVNNSTSLAVFLLQCAWPVCFYIIYFHCGNIMKNNFGFTSEEIIHQNFIVSIFQIFSFIIWTYLSYRMFISYRIEV
- a CDS encoding BrnT family toxin, which codes for MHSSFEWDEEKNKINIQKHNVNFYEAQKAFLDINRIILEDIDHSIIEKRYFCLGKIEDNILTVRFMFRNHRIRIFGAGYWRKGKKIYEQENKIY